Proteins co-encoded in one Corylus avellana chromosome ca9, CavTom2PMs-1.0 genomic window:
- the LOC132161770 gene encoding rhodanese-like domain-containing protein 10, which translates to MAVQLNHLSTLNSNKHEKQPKPPLPTTRRRAAATLQVRAVYSSNGRQLIQSGAVRPIQPKDAATAIVSEGFTLLDIRPAWEREKARVTGSLHVPLFVEDKDNSPVTLLKKWVHFGYIGLWTGQYFTTLNPDFLLQVQKAVPDKDSKLLVACGEGLRSMMAATKLFGGGYKNLGWLAGGFNRAGDDDFPAVEGTEKLQYATIGGASYYFLQLLIFLEAGGKSN; encoded by the exons atggctgTCCAACTGAACCACTTATCCACATTGAACTCGAACAAGCATGAGAAGCAACCAAAGCCACCCCTTCCCACCACCCGAAGAAGGGCGGCGGCGACACTTCAAGTCCGCGCAGTATATTCCAGCAATGGTCGGCAGCTCATACAGTCCGGCGCCGTCCGGCCCATACAGCCAAAGGACGCAGCGACGGCAATTGTATCCGAGGGCTTCACACTCCTGGACATCAGACCCgcgtgggagagagagaaggcgCGCGTGACGGGGTCTCTCCACGTCCCACTGTTCGTCGAGGACAAGGACAACAGCCCCGTTACGCTTCTGAAGAAGTGGGTGCATTTTGGCTACATTGGCCTCTGGACTGGCCAATATTTCACCACCTTGAATCCTGATTTTCTATTGCAAGTTCAGAAAGCTGTTCCTGATAAGGACTCCAAACTCCTTGTAGCTTGTGGTGAGGGTTTAAG GTCGATGATGGCGGCTACAAAGTTATTTGGAGGAGGATACAAGAACTTGGGGTGGTTGGCTGGGGGATTTAATCGAGCGGGGGATGATGATTTCCCAGCCGTCGAAGGAACTGAAAAGTTACAGTATGCAACAATAGGGGGTGCATCATATTATTTCCTTCAATTGCTCATTTTCTTGGAAGCTGGGGGCAAGAGTAATTGA